A window of Phaseolus vulgaris cultivar G19833 chromosome 4, P. vulgaris v2.0, whole genome shotgun sequence genomic DNA:
CGTCTAACAGGTTTTGTTGAATCAGAGGTTTAGACCGTCCTATAAGGGTCTTTGTATATCCATGAGGATTAAGCTTTCTGTTTTTCAGTAAATCAAATTTATCCAAAATTCATGTATTATCTATATAAGTTTCGTGTGTTGCctacaacataaaaaatattttgaaaagctACAACTTGCTGTGGTACAAGCATAAAATACAATGCagaacaaatatataggttcaGTTTCAAAATCTCACCTACTGTATCGTACACTACATCAAACTTTTCTTCCAGCTCTTCAAACTTCTCCTTTGTATAATCAATGGCTAAGTCTGCTCCCAAGTTCCTCAACAAATCCAGTTTCCCAGTACTGGCTGTGGCTGCAACCTTTGATGCCCCAAAAACGTGTTTGGCGAGCTACATCATCAAAAACATGCATAACAAATCATTTGGGCATGCTCTGAATTTATTTATGTGGATAATGTGCAATGATATATTGTTTCACTATCCCTTTTGACTTCATCAATTGGAGTTTTGAACTTAATAAAGGTTAAATAGTAGACATGGTTAAATCTAAGAGAGAGCATTTCCAATTCTCTTTTTATGATTAGTCTATTAATTGTGTAGCTTGTCTTCACTTATCTTTCTAATTAGCTATGCAAGATGCAAGATTTCTTTAGATGGATTAGAATATCCAATTCTCTGTTTGATTGATAAAGGTTTTACCAAAGAAGACCAAAGATGATTAAACATATAATGCACTTTGAAAGAATGAGATGTATTAAGGGTTTagactcacttatatactatgaaatgtcttaatctctctGGTCATGTTTGATCTAcaacaaaatgaaataaaaaatatcacttGGCAAACAAACCAAGAGAGATGGAATGTATCAAACCTGAATAACAAGGGATCCAACTCCACCAGCACCTCCAAGAACAAGTACAGATTGGCCAGCAGAAAACTCAACTCTTTCTAGTCCTTGATAAGCAGTGATGATGGCTAAAGGAAGGGAAGCAGCTTCAACAAAGCTCAAATTGGAAGGTTTGTGAGCCAATAACTTTTCTTCAACAGCAGTATACTCTGCCAAAGATCCAACAGTTTTTGGATTGTCCAGAGGATCCTCATTGATATCACCATAAACCTCATCCCCAACCTTGAACTTTCTCACTTGACTTCCCACACTCACCACCACACCAGCAACATCATACCCCGGAACAGTCTTAGTTTCCAGCAGCACCAGATACAAGATTTATcaacacaaaacaaaaaataaaagacaTTTTTAGATGGTACAAAATGAAAAATCTGTCTATAATCCCATGCAAATGAGGTCTTAAAACCATGCATACACTACAGAGAATAAAATCATATTCTTACAGGCAAGGGAGAGTCAGTGTTCTTGAAAAAGCCAAGAGCCCTCTTATAATCTATAGGATTAAGGGCTGCAGCCACAACCTTGATGAGCACATGGTCTTCCTTGATCTGTGGTATAGGTATGTTTGATTCAAATTTGAGAATGTCTTCTGTGTTTCCATATTCAGAATAAACCCAAGCTTTTATGTGTGATGGAATGCTTGGAGTAGTTGCCATTGTGAGAGTGGCTTCAAGGGAAAAGAGTAAGAGGATGTTAGAATTAATTCCTAGGTTTTAGGTGAAATCAGTTCTGTGGATACTATGATGCTGCAACACCAACCATTCACTTATGTACCATCataaatttactatttttttttaaataaaaaaatataatttatataattcttgatgtaataaatttaaaaataaatatatataataaaaataaatttgtaattaaataaaaaaatattaaaataatagtattagaTGTTGTAATGTATTTGTATAAAAGAATTGAAGTTGTCgatgtatatttaaaaaaaaaaattgtcaaattataatttttcttcatttatgTAGAGAAAAGATGGAATCACTTGGTTTTCTTTCATTGAGAAAATTTTTGTTAACActataaacaataaataacaTACATTTGAAactgtttataataatataataatattttaaaattaaaaaaatattaatttattaagatatgaaatatatgtttttactATTAGAAACTTTTCCATTTCCTTCTTTGTCAATGGCTAATAATTTTCTTGCCAAACTCTGCAGGAGTTCATGATGACAATTTTCTGGCAAGATTCATTCTGTAATGTATAACATCTTCAATTCTTGGCTATATTCATCATTTTGTAAGAAACTTTTTGTTGAAATATATTGATGTGATGGGTTTgagttataaataaaattttgaatattaaaactaaaaagtatcttttaaatttaataaaataattaaattaatgttttaaatttttaaaatttgaaaggaaaaataaaatatagattttttttacacctttgtaataaaataaaacttgtaagatggttttaaaaattatgtaaataagtgATATCTATTTAGAGTAAATAAGATTTCTTGAATATAtttatggatttggatttttgGAATATAGAATGCATTTTCAGATTTTTGTTttctgaattattttttaaaatgtattttttacattatggatttattttttggaatgaagttttgattttcaaattatatttttttaaatctggaaaaatctaaaatagaagataattttgaaaattttgaaaggtgaTAGGGTTCACATTCAAATTCTTATGCTAATTTGTCTCAAATGTATATGCTACCTAACACTTAATCCTCCTTTATTTGAcccattaattattttttactttaagtTTAAACCATggggaaaaaaaatttaatgagaGAAAACGATGGTTGATCAATAATGCTGTATCTGAACGGATTCAAGGTTCTATACgtagaaaaaattgaaaaacatgaAAGTGACTTGACATACCTAAGTAAAATTCTGcagataaaaatgttttttcaatCGCAGGGAAGCAATAGTTAATGccttcataaattttaaacgtatataagataaataatttttttaagataattttgttctatataaaaaaatacatcacTTAAATTAATTCCTGAACTAGTTAGTGAAAAATATAATACGTTACCACAGTATTTATATGAATGTGTATTGACATAAAACACAGTAATAAATTGTGTTTGAGTGTGTGTGTGACAAACGAGTGTTTCTTTAATTTATGCCTCTGGTAATAAAACGAGTGTTCCCTCTAATTGTTGTGACAAATAACAATTGTTAAAATGGTTTCTGTCTTGGGTTTATTAGctgtttctgttttaggcttttCTGGCTTGGCCCATTCCCTTTTTTGTTATTTCTTTTTGGCTAATTCTCCTTGCACCACATCAATTGTTATCAGCactcattttttgttttttaaaactcCAAATTGCCTTGCCACCTTTGATGGATTTTCTCAtcgaaaatgagaaaaaaaaagcttTCAGATCTTGGCGTCCAGAAGGTATGTGCTGTGGATGGTCATATCCGAAAAACACATCTGAATTTGCATATCCAGAACTTCCTTATTTTTGTTACGGAAATGGATATCCAAAAATGTAAAactaaaatatacattttttgtGTAGATGTTGAGTACAAATCACAATTGATCTGGTGTGTACAAATACCTAGCCAAATGACAAAACAATAAAACTTACAAATAATAGCCAAACAACAAAGCAATAAAGGTAAcaaataaagaacaaaaaagataaaaaaataaataaaaaatacataattacTGTGCAAACTGAATATCTCTTCACTCAAGACCTTGTATAATCCAACCCTTCAGAATGAAGTGTGA
This region includes:
- the LOC137836750 gene encoding 2-methylene-furan-3-one reductase-like yields the protein MATTPSIPSHIKAWVYSEYGNTEDILKFESNIPIPQIKEDHVLIKVVAAALNPIDYKRALGFFKNTDSPLPTVPGYDVAGVVVSVGSQVRKFKVGDEVYGDINEDPLDNPKTVGSLAEYTAVEEKLLAHKPSNLSFVEAASLPLAIITAYQGLERVEFSAGQSVLVLGGAGGVGSLVIQLAKHVFGASKVAATASTGKLDLLRNLGADLAIDYTKEKFEELEEKFDVVYDTVGRGEIERASKAVKESGKVVTVAAIGTSAIFVKRISDGGVLEKLQPYLESGKVKPILDPKSPFLFSQTVEAFAHLKTNRAIGKVVIHPIP